One window of Strigops habroptila isolate Jane chromosome Z, bStrHab1.2.pri, whole genome shotgun sequence genomic DNA carries:
- the LOC115600781 gene encoding cryptic protein-like, with product MYWGNHVRILFTVTLVWQAVHLGKGREKELEEDVKSLNATAQKQQPKNEGTTINVLSDMNQSYEIRKQQNSGAVVPFTGITESKKLNRHCCQNGGTCILGAFCACLKHFTGRYCEHDERQSNCGSVAHGAWVLKGCWLCRCGYGTLNCLSEIMHNNCELKSENEEITSLFSNGLRLQQTVFALGCLLTFLLELCCWQL from the exons ATGTACTGGGGAAATCATGTTAG AATTCTTTTCACGGTGACTCTGGTCTGGCAGGCTGTTCATTTAGGAAAAG GCCGCGAAAAAGAACTTGAAGAAGATGTGAAAAGTCTCAATGCCacagcacaaaagcagcagcccaAGAACGAAGGGACTACTATAAATGTTCTCAGTGACATGAATCAGAGTTACGAAATCAGAAAGCAACAGAATTCCGGGGCAGTGGTACCTTTTACTGGGATTACAGAGA GCAAAAAACTGAACAGACACTGTTGCCAAAACGGAGGGACTTGTATCCTAGGGGCCTTCTGTGCTTGCCTAAAGCATTTCACTGGCAGATACTGTGAACACGACGAGCGGCAAAG CAACTGTGGCAGCGTTGCCCACGGCGCCTGGGTGCTGAAGGGCTGTTGGCTGTGTCGGTGCGGCTACGGTACTCTGAACTGTCTCTCAGAAATAATGCACAATAACTGTG aactgaaatcagaaaatgaagaaattaccAGCCTATTTTCTAATGGACTAAGACTACAGCAAACAGTGTTTGCACTTGGTTGCCTGCTCACCTTCCTcctggagctctgctgctggcagttGTGA